CTTGCTCGAGCTGTTGGGCACATTCCGACGCTTTTTTTTCAGTGACCGCAACAAGCTCATAGTGCAGCGGAAACTTTTGAAAAAAGCTGCGCAGATCTTGCAGAAAAGGGCCGATAATAGCGGCGTCTTTATCCAAATAGATCACGAATGAACAATGCGGGGTTGACACAGAGGATTCCATCTTTACGATAGGTAACAATGAAATCATCTAAGGTCACGCATTTCTCATGGATTCTTTTGTGGTTCGCCTTGCTTTTCCTGGCAATGGTCACACGCTTTTACGACCTGGCAAACAAGCCTATCCATTTTGATGAAAGCATTAACGGATGGTTTGTGATGCAGATGCAATCTGTGGGGTATTACAAATACGATCCGAACAATTATCATGGCCCTTTGTATTTTTATATTTTGCAGTTTTTTGAATTTCTCTGGGGACGCAGTCTTGAAGTTTTGCGAGCAGTGCCAGCGTTTTTCAGTTTTTTAAGCGTGATGGTTTTTTCTTTTGGTATTTTGTCGTCAAAGCCAGCGCAACGCTGGATGATGTTTTTTATTTTTGTCAGTCCGGCATTTTTATTCTTCGGTCGCTCAGGCATTCACGAAATGCCTTTTGTGTTTTTTCAAATTCTTTTTGCGTTGGGTTTCTTGCGCTGGTTTGAAAATGCCGACGACAAGGCCCTAGGATTGATGCTTGTCGGTCTTTGGGGCATGAGCACGCTTAAAGAGACTTTTGTTATCACGCTTTTTGGTTTTGCCTTAGCATTTTTGTCTTTAGGGTCTCAACAATGGCGGGCCTATTTAGACCGAAATAAATTGAAACAAGCGTGGACACCGCGTTTGACGGTGCTGAGTGCTGTTTTAGCTCTTTTATTCGTCCAGCTCTTTACGGGCTTTTTTAAAAACCCGTCAGGTCTTGTGGATTTTGTGAAAGCGTTTTTACCTTGGGCTAAGACGGGTGTTGAAGGTAAGGGACACGAAAAAGTTTTTACGTACTGGTTGCAAGTTTTTTGGGAAGCAGAACCGTTGATTCTTCTCGGAGTGGGAGTCGCTTTGTGGGGAGTGTTTTCAAAAACTAAAGCTCTTCGTGCCATGAGCGTGTTTTCACTTTCACAGCTTTTCATTTACTCCGTCATTCCTTACAAGACGGTATGGTGTGTGTTGTCTTTGGTGTGGGGATTTTACTTCGTTCTTGCTTTTGCTCTTATTGAAGTGAAGCACCTGCGTTGGTTTGTCCTGCTTTTGTCAGTTGTAGGGATGAGAAGTGCTTACACCTCAGTGTATCAACATCCAATTTGGATGGAGCATCCGTATGTGTATGTGAACTCCACGCAGGATCTGACGACACTCTATAAAACGATCATGGATCAGGCTAAGACGCATCCTGAAATACTTCAGGGCCCTGTGCAAATCGGAATGAAAGAGCAGTGGCCTTGGCCGTGGCTTTTGCGTTCTTTTAAAAATTTTGATTACAATCTGTGTTCAAAGAATTTAAATGAAAACGCCTTGATTTATTTTTGTGATTTGTCAGCCGCGTATGAGGTTGACCACGCTGTGAATGAGCCTTATTGGAAGCTCACGGTGATATTGCGACAGTCCCGAGAAGCTTCGCTGATTTATTTAAAAAAATCAGCCTTTCCGGAGGCGCTCTTTAAGGGAGCGGAAACTGTGGGTGAAGAGGAGTAGAAATGAAAAAAACGGTGACAACACTAACAGTTTTTTTTGCGGCTTCTGCGGGAGCTCAAGTGCAAAAAGTCGATTTAAAAAAAGACCTTTCTGCTGCTCACATTGTGGATCTTTATCAAATCACCGGGAAGAAAAATAAAACTCTTTCGCCTTTGTCACAGCTCAAAGACTATGAAATTCATTTGAAGTGGCAAGAGTGTATTGTGCTGGCTCCAAAAGTTTTTGCGAATCAGAAGGAATTGCGTGGTTGGGTTGGACAAACGTGGCTTCACTGTCTAGAGCAAGGACAAAAGAAAAAGACTGACCTTGCGGCAATGGAAAAAGCTTTGTCGACTTTAAGCACTCACAAAGATCTTTTTAAAGAAGGTCCTTGGGCTGATGATTTAGCAAGCCGTTGGGTTTCTTTGCGCTTAGATCAACTAGAAGCGCAAGTGCAAAAGAAAGAATCCAAAGCCGCGAATGCTTTGGGTGAATTACTTAACGAGCCCTTTAAATTAAGCAAAGAACAAAAATCACGCATTTATCAAGCCTTGGGTGATTTGGCTTTGGCAAAAGTGAATTATCATGAGGCGCAGTTCTTGTATGAAGAAGCGCAAGATCAAAAAGATTCTAAGTATCTTCAAGAAAAGTTAGAATTCCTAGCAAAGGCCCGCGGCGAAAGCATTTCTCCGAAAGTCGCTATTGAAACTCCGGAACTCGGGGAAGAAGTTAAAATCGAAGAACGTCTTCGTCAGTCTTTAAAGCAAAATGATTCTGTGGCGGCTTTAAAAGACGCGATCACGGTTTTAAATCAGTATCCGGGAAGCAGAAGTGCCCGACGTTTGAAAGATAAACCTTTGGAAATCTACAATTCACTGGCAGAAAAATTGGCGAAGGTCAAAGCGCTGAACGAAATGGAAGAAGCCGATAGCAGTCGATTGTTGGATTGGGCGCAGAACCTGCACCGTCGCGGCGATTATGCGGGTGCAATGTCTTTAGCTCAAGCGGCGGCAGAAAAAAGTCCGATGTCTCCACAGATTCCCAGTGCTTTGTGGATTGCGGGGCGCTGTGCTCACTTTTTAGGTCAGTATGACCGGGCATTAGAGCATTTTCAAAAATTGATCACTTACAATAACGGTTCAGATGAAGCGGCAGAAGCTCTTTTCCGTTCCAGTTTGATTTACTATCGCAAAAAAGATTTTTCAACGGCATCGGCCCTGCTGGAGCGTCTTTTACTACAGGGACGTGATCGTTATGATCTCAATGCGCAGTACTGGTTGATTCGCTCACTGCAGGAAACAAATCCGGAGCGCGCAAAACAGACAGCCGCAGCATTGATCGAAAAGTATCCGTTCTCTTATTATGGTTTGCGCCTTCGTGCGGAATCACAGGACGGAAAACTCTCTTGGCCAGATCTGAAAGACAAACCGCCAAAGTTGCAGACAGAATTTTATCTTGCGGGAAATCAGAAAAAATCATGGCAGCGTTTTAAAAAACTTTCGGATGCAGGTTGGGTGAGTGAAGCCCAGTCGGAACTTTCGGCGCTTCCACCTATCAAAGACGCGACGGTGAAAGTGTCTTTGGCTGAAAAAATGTCTGAGCGTCAGCAATACATGACAGCGATTCGTTTGATCAATGATGCTTTGGAAACAGATCCGAGTTTGCGCCGAGAGCAATTTGTGAAGCTTGGGTATCCTGAAGTTTTTGGTTCTTTGTATCAAGCTGAGGCGGAACGCTACGGTGTGCATGCTTCTCTGTTGCGAAGTCTCACTCGTCAAGAGAGTGCGTTTAATTTGCGCGCGGTCTCTACATCGAATGCTTTAGGGTTGATGCAAATGATTCCGCCGACAGCGCAGGAAGTGTCGAAAAAATTAGGACTCAAAATCGAATTGCCGGATGATATGTTCCGCCCTGAAGTGAATATTCCGATGGGTTCGTTTTATATTTCCCAGATGTTAGGCCAGTTCGAAAACAACGTGCCTTTCGCTCTAGCTGCATATAACGCAGGACCCTATCGTTTGCAGGCGTGGTTTGATGGAAGAGCTGAGGTCAGCGAATTAATGGCGAAACCCAGCAGCGCTCCTCGAGACGAAGTGTGGTTTGATGAACTTCCATGGACAGAGACAAGCTTTTACGTGAAAGCGATCTTGCGCAACGTTTTGCTCTATCGTCTAGCGGAAGAGAGCAGTTTCACTCTAAAACCCGTCTTATGGCAGGATTTGCTGAATAAAAAGGCAAAATAAGGGAGATGTTTTATTGAAAAACTCCTCGGGGCACTGTAGCCTGAAATCTGTGTCGGAGGAGAGGGACTCATGAGGAGACTTTTTACATTGAGTTTGGTCCTGGCCTTTGTGGCGGGATGTGCGCACAAGAACGTAAGCACAACAGCAGCCGGAGGTTCAGAAGGAGCCAATGCTGAAACGGAAATCAAGGACATCAGTTCCTTCCGTTTGTCAGACCCCGAAGGGCCCAAAGTGGTCGATCAAGAATTGGAATCAATTCCTACGGAAGTGAATCCTCTTGTTGAAAAATGGATTGCTTATTTCCAAGGCCGCGGTCGTCCGCATATGGAAAGATATTTAGCACGTTCCACTCGTTACGAAAAACTGATGAAAAAAGTTTTGCGTGACAACGGACTTCCTGAAGATCTTTTCTACATCGCATTGATCGAATCTGGTTTTAGTTCCCAAGCAACATCGCATGCAGCGGCTGTCGGTTACTGGCAGTTTATTCGCGGCACAGGAAAACGTTATGGTCTAGAGATCAGCCCGTTCGTCGATGAACGTCGTGACCCTGTTTTTGCCACTCAAGCAGCGGCAGAATACTTCAAAGGTCTTTATAGCGTTTTCGGTTCCTGGTATTTGGCGATGGCTTCTTACAACGTGGGTGAAAACCGTGTGAAGCGCGAAGTGATGAATCACTACACACGCGACTTCTGGGAACTCGCTCGTAAAAAACGTTTGCCAAAAGAAACTATCAATTACGTTCCTAAATTCATCGCAGCGAAAATGATCGGTAAAGATCCAGCGAAATATGGATTTGACGATATCGATTATCTTCCACCGATTGAGTTCGATCACATCTCTTTAAAACAACCTGTGAACCTTCGTTCCATGGCTGAAAAGTTGAACTTAAACTATGAGGACTTCAAAGCCCTCAATCCGAAGTTCAAAGGGGAAGTGGCAACGGTTAAAGGTGAAGAGCTGATCTTGCGTGTCCCACCGGGAACAACGGAAGCGGCTATCGTGGCAGCGAATGAAAGCGTTGTCGCTAACGTGCAGTTCATCGCCGACTCTGGTGACACTCAAGCATACCGTATCCGTCGCGGTGATACTTTGAGTACGGTGGCTCGCAAGTACCGCACGACTGTTGCGTACCTTCGTGACCTGAATGATATTCCTCGCCGCAAGCCATTGCGCGTGGGTATGAGAATCTACGTTCCAGATCGCACGCCGATCAAAGACCGTACTTCTGTCAATCGTTCTATCGTAGCGAAAAAATCAAACTCGGATTCAGGCCTTCAAAAGGTGAGTGCTGTGATGAGCGAAGATGGACGTTACTACATCGTTCAGTCTGGTGACTCTTTGTTCACAATCGCGCGCAAGTATTCAACAAGTGTTTCTGAGCTTCAACGTTTGAACAGCATCAAGCGTGGCCGCACATTGAAAGTCGGAATGAAATTGCGTGTGCCAACTCCTGACAGTTCTTCTGTTCGTGAAGTGGCGAAAGCAAAAGTTCACGTTGTTAAAAGAGGCGAAAATCTTTCTGTGATCGCCGCGAAATACAATGTATCGATGTCAGACATTAAGCAAAAAAACAAAATCCGCAATCCAGCTTCGTTAGTTGTCGGATCACGCATCGTAATTCCTTCTGAATCTGCACAATAAATAAAAAGTGCCAGAATAAAAAAGGGACTCAACAGAGTCCCTTTTTTTGTCTTTATAGGCCTATCGAAATTAGAAAATCACCACTTTAATACTGTCTGAAGCCGACAGTTTAATGTTCTTAAAGTTGATTTTGCCATCGTGAACTTCGTAAACATTCGATTTCAATTTCACGATAGTTCCGTCCGCATGAGAAAGAATCACGTCACGGATTTGTTGATCCTCCGGAATCGTCAAATCAAACTCTTGAGACACATACGTCGAAGCCGCTGCAATTTCCTCAAAGGCGTCTGTGAAAGTGTCATCGCCCGGGCAGATCGAGTAGGTTTTAATATTAAACGGTGAAAGTTCAGAAAGTCTTACCAATGAGTCCCCATAAGACTGACCTTGGTTAAGAGCGCAAGACTGACCTTTGATATTTGTGACAATGGACATGAAGAAGTTACTTCCCATTTTCGAAGCGGATAAATCTTTTAGGAAGGATTCCGCCACTGTCGCGCCACTGTTTAAATAGTATTGTGCACGGTTCACGGCACCAACGAAATACTGAGTGTTCGAGCGGCAAGCTTGAGTGCCCGCAACGCCCGTATAAACCAGTGCCAGATATTGCATCATGTTCGCACTGCCGCGGTAAGGATTCACACAGTAGTCGACAGCATTTTCGCTAGCTGTAGAAGTGGAGAAACCATAACCGTAGTTTTTGTATTTGCAGCTCGCCACGTGCGCCGAATTAAAGAAAACTTTGGTATTCACAATTAGCGATGTGGTGCCAACACGGGCGGCAACGGACTTGCTGATAGCATTGGCATCTTCCGTCGCACAATTTTGGCCTTCCATACTTTCGACGCCACGGATGACCGAACCAACACGGTCTGTGAAGGTGAGGGCTTGCACCGCCGATTTCACGCCGTCTCTTTCTGTGTAACCTTCGCCGGCAATTTCGTATTCAACCATTGTGCGACTGTAAGTATAAGAGCGGAACGTTGTTAACGTGTTAACGGTTTCTTTCTTACAGTGGTTAGCAACAGCGTAGTTGTCTTCGTCTGTTAAAAGAAACACCACGGTTTTTTCGTTTTCACTTAATTTCGCCGGAGTTTGTGAAAGGAACTGAATCACGCTGCACAGGCCGGATTCCTGATCAATGCCGCCGATGCCTACGCCTTTGATGGCTGATCTAATTTTGTTAAGAACAGTTTGTCTGGCTGTTTCAGAGTCCGTGGGATTTAAGACAAAATTAGTTGGGTTCAACGTGCCGAAGTTCAACTTCGCGACTTGATTTTCTGGTGCTCCTGTCAACTCAGCCGTTGTTTTGACGTAGGTCTCAACACCGTTGTTGACCATGCCGTAACCCGCAATGGTATTGGAGATATAGCTTGAAGTCGTCAAAAGATGAACAGTGACTTTTTTGCTGGAAAGACTTGTCAAAAGTTTCTCAGCTTTTTCCGCCAAAGCTTCTTGCGATTGTTTCATTGTCGCCGAGTTGTCGATCACAAGGACCAATTGAGTTGAAGGATATTCTTTAGATTCTTCAGGTTTTAAACTCACGACCTGAGCGTTCGGAGGCAAATCACCGTAAATGTTGTAAGCGGAATTTGCGTCGATAGAAAATTGCAGACCATTATTGGGCGCACAGTTTTGAAAGAACGTAACGTTTAAAACAGAAAGAGCCACAAGCAAAGCGGCATTTGATTTCTTCATGTCATTCCCCCGAACACAAGAAGCTATGTTTTTAAAGAATACCATTGTTCGCTCGAGAAACTCAGTTTTTCTGTCGGCGGCTGATCAAAATAAGATGTCTATCAGTTCGACGCCGTCTTAGCCCAGTGATTCTACGTAGCTGTCAATAATTCATCGGATAGACGGCGGTAAAGAAGAGATGTTCCCTGTCAAACTTGCGAACGCTTTCTATACTTCCTCAATATGAAGATGACGAATGGCCTCTTTAATCTTTTGGATGAGGATGTTTTTTTCCGGCGTGGCGGTTGCCTTCTTAATCTCGTTACGACGGCCATTGTAGAGGTAATACAAATAGTCTTGCAGGGTTTCTTCCGTAATCTCTTTATGAGACGAAGCCATATTGCGCAGTTCTTTTAATTGTTCCGCGGCGAAAGCCAAAGTCGTGATGGCGGCGTTTTCGGGTTTGCGCAATTCGTTTTTTTCAATGTGATAGTGCTCAGTGATCACGTCAGGAATGTTTTTGATCTGTGTCGGACCGCGACTGTTCGCGCTGGTATCAAAGCCATTTCCTTTAAGAACCGACACCACGACAGGAGCAGTTTGTTTTAAACGGTACTTCCAGCTTGTGCCATAGTCTGTTTCCGGTGAAAGTACACCGAAAGCAAATTCCGCCAGCATATTGTATTCGTCATTTTCAATTTGCAGAAGTTCCATCAACTTCTTTTTTTCTTCCTGCAATGCTTGAACATATTTTCTTGTAAAACGGTCGGTGAAATCCACCGACATCTCACTATCTTTGGCGGAAACGTTTAAAGGCGAGTAGTTGAAGGCCGGACGATTTCTTAATACTTGAGCCGCACCGAAGGTCAGTGTTTGATTGCGAATGCGGAAGCGGTGATCTGTGGATTCCGGCAAAACATAAATCGGGGTGCCTACGTGCAGACTAAAGTTTCCTAAAAAGAGAGCATGAACGGAATCATCTTTTTCAGCTTTGCCATAGTGGAACGTTTGTTTTACTCCGGAATAAATATAAATTCCGGCGCCACCTTTTTCCAATTCATCACCAGGATAAACACGGATGGAAGATTTGCTTAGAACTTGGTTTTGTTCGCCAAACAATATCGCGGTTTTTTCTTTTTTATTTATCACCACATATTGTGACGTCGCCCACTTGCTGTGAAAATATTTAATCGCGGCAAGGTCGCCTTGCTGATTGATTTTGTTTTTTTCTTCAAAGTAAGTGCGGAAGTCACCCGAGGCCCAAGCCCAGGAAGAAGTTAGAATTAAAACGGCGGACAAAATAAATTTCATCATTTTATTGGCCTCGCTCTGAAAGTGTATCGGCGTCATCGCCGGAAGTGTCGGGCAATGCTCTCATGTTTCTGCGGTTGGCTTCTTGAGTGACGGACTTTGCAGACTGTTGGTATAAATAAAGGAAGAAGCCGCGGGCTTGAGTCACGATGTTTTTATCTTTAACGATCACGATCTGCTCGTTATTGCTTTCTGCATTTTCACTTGGATTAAAAGAAGTTCCTAAAACCGCCAAAGAGTCTTCAGGGAAAATAAAAACTTTATGATGAATTTTCGAAGTCGTTTTCACACTGGTGCCATCTTCCAGCTTTAAATGTCTCTCGCCGTAAATTTCAGGCGCAGTGCGAATGGTTTGCTGAAGATTCGTGACACCCAAAGCGCCCAGAGCACTCAGGATCGGAGCTTCCTGGTCCACTAAATATTTTCCAGATGCGAGGTCTTTTTTGAGTCCTGATAAAGAAAGAAACACACTCCACTCGCGCATCGCAAACGGCGTGTCTCCGACAGAGCGGAACTCAAACGTTCCACGCTCTTCCATATCGCGTTTCGCTCTTTGGAAAAGAGCGTCCTGAATTTGTTTTGAAGAAAACGCAAAGTGCACGGCTTCAATAGGGCCATGTGTATTTAGGATTAACGGAACGTAAATGCTTTTATTGACGTCACCATCTCCGCCTTTTGGTGAGAAGGAAAGAACAATGTAAGGCGCCTCTTGAGCGTCTTTTTTATCACCAAAGATTTTAAAGCTTCCACCAATCGGATACTGGCTTTGCCCGCGGATTTTAAATTCCAAAGTTTTGCGAAGCTCAGCTTGCGTGACTTGCGCAGGCAAAGTTCCCAAAATAATCAAAGCGTGGTTGGCGTTAGGAATTGAATAGATCGGTCTTTTTTCTTTCGGAATGTCAACAAGGTCCCCTTCGGGGCCAATGCAGCTTTGGGTAAAATTGCCGGACAAGAAAAGAACCGCCGCGCGAGGACCGAACGGATCGCGCACGATAATTTTTTGGTGATTCAGACCGACAGAATTGACCGCCACGGTTTTAAAGTTTTCGCTTTCAATTTCTGAAAGGAAATCAAAAATCTTTTTGACTTCAGGTCGAGTGGAAATAGTTCCGGCATCAATACCACCGTGAACCTTCACGCCTTTTTTAAGGTGGCGGTTTTTAAGGGCGTCCGCGATCACTTGAAGATCAAAGTCAAAAACGTTGTACCATATTTCTTGTTCTGCTCCGTTGATAAAATCGACGACGACTTTGCGAAGATTATCACCAGGCACAACGCTTTTGGGGTCATTCAAATTGCGCAGGTGCGGATGGTTAACAAACAAACGCATGCCTTTATATCCAGGGGCGTCGCCTGGTAAAGAAAGCACGGCAGGATTGCTCGGACTTGCGTAGGCCTCGATTTGCTTTTGGAACTCGGGAGACTGCACCAGATTTTTGAGCTGAGCCTTCACGGTTTTCAAATACTCGGCGTAAGCCTCCGGT
This region of Bdellovibrio sp. BCCA genomic DNA includes:
- a CDS encoding flippase activity-associated protein Agl23, which encodes MKSSKVTHFSWILLWFALLFLAMVTRFYDLANKPIHFDESINGWFVMQMQSVGYYKYDPNNYHGPLYFYILQFFEFLWGRSLEVLRAVPAFFSFLSVMVFSFGILSSKPAQRWMMFFIFVSPAFLFFGRSGIHEMPFVFFQILFALGFLRWFENADDKALGLMLVGLWGMSTLKETFVITLFGFALAFLSLGSQQWRAYLDRNKLKQAWTPRLTVLSAVLALLFVQLFTGFFKNPSGLVDFVKAFLPWAKTGVEGKGHEKVFTYWLQVFWEAEPLILLGVGVALWGVFSKTKALRAMSVFSLSQLFIYSVIPYKTVWCVLSLVWGFYFVLAFALIEVKHLRWFVLLLSVVGMRSAYTSVYQHPIWMEHPYVYVNSTQDLTTLYKTIMDQAKTHPEILQGPVQIGMKEQWPWPWLLRSFKNFDYNLCSKNLNENALIYFCDLSAAYEVDHAVNEPYWKLTVILRQSREASLIYLKKSAFPEALFKGAETVGEEE
- a CDS encoding lytic transglycosylase domain-containing protein, with product MKKTVTTLTVFFAASAGAQVQKVDLKKDLSAAHIVDLYQITGKKNKTLSPLSQLKDYEIHLKWQECIVLAPKVFANQKELRGWVGQTWLHCLEQGQKKKTDLAAMEKALSTLSTHKDLFKEGPWADDLASRWVSLRLDQLEAQVQKKESKAANALGELLNEPFKLSKEQKSRIYQALGDLALAKVNYHEAQFLYEEAQDQKDSKYLQEKLEFLAKARGESISPKVAIETPELGEEVKIEERLRQSLKQNDSVAALKDAITVLNQYPGSRSARRLKDKPLEIYNSLAEKLAKVKALNEMEEADSSRLLDWAQNLHRRGDYAGAMSLAQAAAEKSPMSPQIPSALWIAGRCAHFLGQYDRALEHFQKLITYNNGSDEAAEALFRSSLIYYRKKDFSTASALLERLLLQGRDRYDLNAQYWLIRSLQETNPERAKQTAAALIEKYPFSYYGLRLRAESQDGKLSWPDLKDKPPKLQTEFYLAGNQKKSWQRFKKLSDAGWVSEAQSELSALPPIKDATVKVSLAEKMSERQQYMTAIRLINDALETDPSLRREQFVKLGYPEVFGSLYQAEAERYGVHASLLRSLTRQESAFNLRAVSTSNALGLMQMIPPTAQEVSKKLGLKIELPDDMFRPEVNIPMGSFYISQMLGQFENNVPFALAAYNAGPYRLQAWFDGRAEVSELMAKPSSAPRDEVWFDELPWTETSFYVKAILRNVLLYRLAEESSFTLKPVLWQDLLNKKAK
- a CDS encoding LysM peptidoglycan-binding domain-containing protein → MRRLFTLSLVLAFVAGCAHKNVSTTAAGGSEGANAETEIKDISSFRLSDPEGPKVVDQELESIPTEVNPLVEKWIAYFQGRGRPHMERYLARSTRYEKLMKKVLRDNGLPEDLFYIALIESGFSSQATSHAAAVGYWQFIRGTGKRYGLEISPFVDERRDPVFATQAAAEYFKGLYSVFGSWYLAMASYNVGENRVKREVMNHYTRDFWELARKKRLPKETINYVPKFIAAKMIGKDPAKYGFDDIDYLPPIEFDHISLKQPVNLRSMAEKLNLNYEDFKALNPKFKGEVATVKGEELILRVPPGTTEAAIVAANESVVANVQFIADSGDTQAYRIRRGDTLSTVARKYRTTVAYLRDLNDIPRRKPLRVGMRIYVPDRTPIKDRTSVNRSIVAKKSNSDSGLQKVSAVMSEDGRYYIVQSGDSLFTIARKYSTSVSELQRLNSIKRGRTLKVGMKLRVPTPDSSSVREVAKAKVHVVKRGENLSVIAAKYNVSMSDIKQKNKIRNPASLVVGSRIVIPSESAQ